A genomic region of Mus musculus strain C57BL/6J chromosome 7, GRCm38.p6 C57BL/6J contains the following coding sequences:
- the Vmn1r184 gene encoding vomeronasal 1 receptor, 184: MKHRIAFWNLAARITLLSQTTVGILVNFFLMFYYLVLYYRKCRLKPTDFILLHLLAANSLFILSSGVPHIIGLWGLKQFLNDIVCELLFYIQGFGRSVSIWTTCLLSVFQAMTISPRKSCWKDHKVKAVKHISSSISLMWILHMLIHFFILVYPFIKMNSKNVTKLQDFGYCSIVKKENITEFLYAAFVMFPEFFFSVLIAWSSGSMIVILFKHKQRVLHIHSTHVSRRNSPESRATQNILALVSTFLAFYTLSSILRGYIILLYNYNWWLMNINHIISLCFPSFGPCVFIKSYSLMSRCNLAHLRKNNNKPIS; this comes from the coding sequence ATGAAGCACAGAATAGCCTTCTGGAATCTGGCTGCCAGAATCACTTTATTATCACAAACTACAGTTGGAATTCTGGTAAATTTCTTTCTTATGTTCTACTATCTAGTCCTTTACTACAGAAAATGCAGATTAAAGCCTACAGATTTCATTCTATTGCACCTACTGGCAGCCAATTCCTTGTTCATTCTTTCTTCAGGAGTGCCCCACATAATAGGACTTTGGGGACTGAAGCAGTTCTTGAATGATATTGTATGTGAGCTCCTATTCTATATTCAAGGATTTGGGAGAAGTGTGTCCATTTGGACCACTTGCCTCTTGAGTGTTTTTCAGGCCATGACCATCAGCCCCAGAAAATCCTGTTGGAAGGATCATAAAGTCAAAGCTGTAAAACACATCAGCAGTTCCATTTCCCTCATGTGGATCTTGCACATGCTAATACATTTTTTTATCCTTGTGTACccatttataaaaatgaatagTAAAAATGTGACAAAATTACAAGATTTTGGATACTGCTCaatagtaaagaaagaaaatatcactgAATTTCTCTATGCAGCATTCGTAATGTTCCCTGAATTCTTCTTTTCTGTGCTCATTGCCTGGTCTAGTGGCTCCATGATAGTCATTCTATTTAAACACAAGCAGAGGGTTCTACACATCCATAGCACACATGTTTCTAGAAGAAACTCCCCTGAATCCAGAGCCACCCAGAACATTCTGGCTCTGGTGTCCACATTTCTGGCCTTTTATACTCTGTCCTCCATTTTAAGAGGGTACATTATTCTTTTGTACAATTACAATTGGTGGCTGATGAACATAAATCACatcatttctctttgttttccgtCTTTTGGACCATGTGTTTTTATAAAAAGTTATTCCCTCATGTCTAGATGCAATTTGGCCCAtttaagaaaaaacaacaacaaacctatcTCCTAA